The Geomonas agri genome contains the following window.
AGGCGCTATCACCTCCCTGGCCGACACCGCCGTGGCCATGGCCATCAAGAGCATTCTGCCGGAGGGATCCGACTTCGTGACGGTGGACCTGCACCTGAAATTCTTCGCCGCCGTTCGGGAAGGCTCGGTCCGCGCTGTGGCCCGCGCCACCCCTCAGGACGAGCGCAAGATCGTCGGGGTGGCTGAGATCTTCAACGGGGACACCAAGGTGGCGGAGTTCAACGCTTTCTTCATCGTCAAGAGGAGGGGGCCGGAATAAAAAGGCGGGGCAAACTGCCAAGGCAAATCCCCCCTGCCCCCGCTCAGCAAAAGGGTGGGACTCTTGGGCAGGTCCACTGCTTCGTGGGAAATACCCTGCACGTCGCAGATCTCCAAAGAACCAACTACAGTCTTTACTGGCCGTACTCTTTCCACACGAGGCCGGTGTCGGCGTTGAACTTGGTGATGCCTTCGCTGTCCTGCATGGTGCCGGTGAAGGCTTCGTCGTCTTCCCAGAGGATGCCGT
Protein-coding sequences here:
- a CDS encoding PaaI family thioesterase; the encoded protein is MYHYDEDMTGSAAQFQLSGWIACAPFEEYLGMRIEEAGDGRAVLSMPFKLKLAQGVGLMHGGAITSLADTAVAMAIKSILPEGSDFVTVDLHLKFFAAVREGSVRAVARATPQDERKIVGVAEIFNGDTKVAEFNAFFIVKRRGPE